Proteins from one Acropora muricata isolate sample 2 chromosome 9, ASM3666990v1, whole genome shotgun sequence genomic window:
- the LOC136928088 gene encoding voltage-gated purine nucleotide uniporter SLC17A9-like isoform X2 — MTSSIAPTRLKRDLNDANQKGDAEPQWPDDQRKYWIAAMFCGTVLLYATRAAVPLCMAAMSSDLNWDKETDGAVMSSFFWGYMPAQVVGGFLSDKYGGEVILGFAAVGWAFLTLSVPFIASFPVLFMTPTKMMLVARMCTGLSQGLHYPSLTNIIAKRVPVKDRTFLTSTIFAGGPVGTLFIGSVGSIFLSEFGWHSVFIFHGLMALLWAYLWRFYLQLPQQKQKRQQFALGNIKMVETCGYERAALMNVPWKLFARHSAVWGLSIAHFCQGCAFWIVFAWLPMYFEEHFPGSKNWVFNVLPWLMYFPVAMTAGFAADAAIKKDCRHVWRSVFYGSHQQVRVIRSSYAVYDAVDKLQRTWQCWCSCSPTRHVAKICRNTIWYYELCRCLFRNRWHTYHWLFIGENS; from the exons ATGACATCTTCTATAGCACCGACACGTTTGAAGAGAGATTTGAACGATGCGAATCAGAAAGGAGACGCAGAACCTCAGTGGCCAGATGATCAGAGAAAGTATTGGATAGCAGCGATGTTTTGCGGTACCGTGCTGCTTTATGCGACAAGAGCGGCTGTTCCTCTGTGTATGGCCGCCATGAGCTCAGACCTGAACTGGGATAAAGAAACTGAC GGAGCCGTTATGTCCTCATTCTTCTGGGGATACATGCCAGCACAAGTTGTCGGTGGATTTTTAAGTGATAAATATGGTGGAGAAGTGATCTTAGGATTTGCAGCAGTTGGATGGGCATTTCTTACTCTTTCTGTGCCATTTATTGCTTCTTTCCCTGTGTTATTCATGACCCCTACAAAGATGATGCTGGTTGCAAGAATGTGTACGGGGCTGTCACAAG GATTGCACTATCCTTCCTTGACAAACATCATAGCCAAAAGAGTTCCTGTAAAGGACAGAACATTTCTAACAAGTACAATATTTGCTGGTGGCCCTGTGGG gACCTTGTTTATAGGCAGCGTGggttcaatttttttgtctGAATTTGGATGGCATAGTGTTTTCATATTTCATGGTCTCATGGCATTGTTATGGGCATATTTGTGGAGATTTTATTTGCAACTAccacaacagaaacaaaaaagacaacaatTTGCACTTGGTAATATTAAAATGGTTGAAACATGTGGCTATGAGAGAGCGGCACTGATGAATGTTCCATGGAAATTGTTTGCAAGGCATTCTGCTGTATG GGGCCTTTCTATTGCACATTTTTGCCAGGGATGTGCATTCTGGATTGTATTTGCATGGCTTCCAATGTATTTTGAAGAGCATTTTCCAGGAAGTAAG AATTGGGTGTTTAATGTTCTTCCGTGGCTGATGTACTTTCCAGTAGCGATGACGGCTGGATTTGCCGCAGATGCAGCCATTAAAAAAG ACTGTCGCCATGTGTGGCGGAGCGTTTTTTATGGTTCTCATCAACAAGTCAGAGTCATCCGGTCAAGCTATGCTGTGTATGATGCTGTCGATAAGTTGCAACGCACTTGGCAATGCTGGTGTTCTTGTTCTCCCACAAGACATGTCGCCAAAATTTGCAGGAACACTATTTG GTATTATGAACTCTGCAGGTGCCTTTTCAG
- the LOC136928910 gene encoding uncharacterized protein, translating to MDDGSAKCLLDVINDPNALQEFLRSNNQDHNAHSKTQVPGTISPSGFENHLANTQLNTADLKRNNTAIGLGANARVSPVASGALSNVNSISVPQSTFMNAVANNNTARTVGSSTPSYTVASLPPSVPVSSGLSFMKASTVDNSLNKGGSSILGMSPTSAVTVNSASGFPGKKPIPIQPKTPNASSPATNTTTSSTVGVSRQVVSSAVSSVTHTINAQQSLSPGAQRVLLNGVESKANVKTNPVSSGSHSMKSSLFGKSQPVLQTTPVKRIAPKQPTVLSQSGLSSPPQMVSPQHKILLQQVPNQTVPNQTVPKVQTAVNQVSSGSVQQPMHSQLLQAQQLLNLIRGQNSPNQTAQQASPQPVQSSQPLPANQIKQIQQLVQQKLPNQQQQVQVVQNVSQDVLRPTQLQGSLKPNQQLTVQQTSDTTQPQNIVLQEEVIKQLLQQVTQQKPGQNVIQQQPQIFQQIVQRPVQKQLLVQTQSSGQGQQIAQFPVSVSSQINNANLKLKTEVASTSAGNAQLQQVLNNQQKQIQQILGQQQVNVVPQPNLVISKDQGARLLQGVTVVQNQPVTLSTVQMVNRGNVVQQAKPVVAQGQAVSQPLVQVVSTASNIVPQTPQAQNTGVQKVFIIKQPELLQRLGLQGSKTQQTIQITPQQLQALKQFQVQQQATKQKLIVNNVQPKSLTTEQLKQLQLQQQLQGSAVKQVVVQNRTQPILQQQQQQRQVNVKNQAGKMQHIPRILQTSGRQPVSQSVKVSVPVKQEINKGVKRPHSVETTETPKVATRLKQRLTQDQQSVLRPDVKTPFISHEDIVKRLTPYHVSYDPSPTPEDIEKADGLFSSVSTQLVKRSQRMMEKHRQLLFDESVREHPSAEMVMLYRVFLTNERTALAEEKKKAKDDPQEFLNFIKQATHETSPSNIASAETPRVSVSSKPQTSSVSSTTKNDFVSKMNDSAPEASSKISTLDIDTSTLIENSRTNSSKAEHSSTSSSSQSNRKLSLISASTSNGLSDSLPHENHQTSKQTSLLIDKAVENLAMDSLARENSSLDVAMDTETEKEDVTATLALLNSMACELDEVLDVEGTI from the exons ATGGACGATGGAAGTGCTAAATGTCTTCTTGACGTTATAAA TGATCCCAACGCTTTGCAGGAATTCCTAAGAAGCAACAATCAG GATCATAATGCCCACTCCAAGACTCAAGTTCCAGGTACCATCAGCCCGTCTGGTTTTGAAAATCACTTGGCTAATACGCAGTTAAACACAGCTGACTTGAAAAGGAATAACACTGCTATTGGATTAGGGGCAAATGCAAGGGTATCTCCAGTTGCGTCTGGTGCTTTGAGTAATGTGAATTCAATATCTGTGCCTCAAAGTACATTCATGAATGCGGTGGCTAACAATAACACAGCAAGGACTGTCGGGAGTAGCACTCCGAGTTACACTGTTGCATCATTGCCACCATCTGTTCCTGTGTCAAGTGGACTAAGTTTTATGAAGGCTTCAACTGTTGACAATTCCTTAAATAAAGGAGGGAGTAGTATACTAGGCATGTCTCCAACATCAGCAGTTACAGTAAATTCTGCATCAGGATTTCCGGGGAAAAAACCTATTCCAATCCAGCCGAAAACACCGAATGCTTCTTCACCAGCCACTAACACAACCACTAGTTCAACAGTAGGTGTGAGTCGACAAGTTGTTAGCTCTGCAGTTTCGTCAGTTACGCACACAATCAATGCACAACAAAGTCTATCACCAGGTGCACAACGTGTTTTATTGAATGGCGTGGAGTCAAAGGCTAATGTCAAGACAAATCCTGTTTCTAGTGGTTCTCACAGTATGAAGTCCTCATTATTTGGAAAGTCTCAACCTGTTCTCCAGACAACTCCTGTTAAGAGGATAGCACCTAAACAACCAACCGTTTTATCACAAAGTGGTCTGTCTTCACCTCCTCAAATGGTTAGTCCTCAACATAAAATTCTTTTACAACAAGTACCAAATCAGACAGTGCCAAATCAGACTGTGCCAAAAGTCCAAACTGCTGTCAATCAAGTGTCAAGTGGATCAGTGCAACAGCCCATGCATTCACAACTTCTCCAAGCTCAACAGCTGTTGAATTTGATCCGAGGGCAAAATTCACCCAACCAGACTGCGCAGCAGGCATCACCTCAGCCTGTTCAGTCATCACAACCTCTACCAGCCAATCAGATTAAGCAAATTCAACAGCTTGTTCAACAGAAACTTCCAAATCAGCAACAGCAAGTACAAGTTGTACAAAATGTATCACAGGATGTGTTGAGGCCAACTCAGTTGCAAGGTTCTCTGAAGCCAAATCAACAACTTACAGTACAGCAAACATCTGACACAACACAGCCTCAGAACATTGTGCTCCAAGAGGAAGTTATTAAACAGCTTCTTCAACAAGTAACGCAACAAAAACCAGGTCAGAATGTCATTCAACAGCAACCTCAGATATTTCAACAAATAGTGCAGCGACCAGTTCAAAAACAACTCTTAGTTCAGACTCAATCATCTGGACAAGGACAACAAATAGCACAGTTTCCTGTGAGTGTAAGCTCGCAGATAAACAATGCTAATCTTAAACTCAAGACTGAAGTAGCTTCAACTTCTGCTGGTAATGCCCAGTTGCAACAGGTCTTGAATAACCAACAAAAACAGATTCAACAAATTTTAGGACAACAACAAGTGAATGTGGTACCTCAACCAAATCTTGTGATTTCAAAAGACCAAGGAGCAAGATTGCTCCAAGGTGTAACTGTGGTTCAAAACCAGCCAGTTACTCTTTCCACAGTGCAGATGGTAAATCGGGGAAATGTAGTTCAGCAAGCTAAACCTGTGGTGGCACAAGGTCAGGCAGTATCGCAACCTCTTGTACAAGTTGTTAGTACTGCATCCAACATTGTTCCACAAACACCGCAAGCTCAAAACACTGGAGTCCAAAAAGTTTTCATCATAAAGCAGCCAGAGCTTTTGCAAAGACTTGGGTTGCAAGGATCCAAAACACAACAGACTATTCAAATTACTCCTCAACAGCTTCAAGCTCTCAAGCAGTTTCAAGTACAACAACAGGCTACGAAACAGAAACTGATAGTCAATAATGTCCAACCAAAGAGTTTGACAACAGAGCAGTTGAAACAGTTACAGCTGCAGCAACAGCTACAGGGCTCAGCTGTCAAACAGGTTGTTGTGCAAAATAGAACACAGCCaattcttcaacaacaacaacaacaacggcaaGTGAACGTGAAGAATCAGGCAGGGAAGATGCAGCACATCCCAAGAATCCTTCAGACATCAGGACGGCAGCCAGTTTCACAg AGTGTGAAAGTATCTGTACCAGTGAAGCAGGAGATAAACAAAGGTGTAAAGCGTCCACATTCCGTAGAAACAACAGAGACGCCAAAAGTTGCCACCAG ATTAAAGCAACGCTTAACACAGGACCAACAGTCTGTTCTTCGCCCCGACGTTAAGACTCCTTTCATTTCCCATGAAGATATTGTGAAGCGTCTTACTCCATACCATGTGTCTTATGATCCAAGCCCAACCCCAGAGGATATTGAAAAAG CCGATGGTCTGTTTAGTTCTGTATCCACTCAACTTGTGAAACGAAGTCAGAGAATGATGGAAAAGCACCGACAACTTTTATTTGATGAAAGTGTG AGGGAACATCCATCTGCTGAAATGGTGATGCTCTACAGAGTATTTTTAACCAATGAACGAACAGCGTTAGCTgaggagaagaagaaagcaAAAG ACGATCCGCAGGAGTTCCTGAACTTTATTAAACAAGCAACCCATGAAACAAGCCCAAGTAACATAGCATCTGCGGAGACTCCAAGGGTTTCCGTGTCCTCAAAACCTCAAACTTCGAGCGTTTCATCAACTACTAAGAACGATTTCGTTAGCAAGATGAATGATTCTGCACCCGAAGCATCGTCCAAAATATCCACGCTAGACATAGATACATCAACACTAATCGAGAACTCGCGCACCAATTCTTCCAAGGCCGAACACTCGTCTACATCATCTTCTTCTCAATCGAAtagaaaactttctttgatCTCTGCTTCGACCAGCAACGGTCTTAGTGATTCATTGCCGCATGAGAATCACCAAACAAGTAAACAGACTTCACTGCTGATCGATAAGGCCGTAGAAAATCTCGCAATGGATAGTTTAGCGAGAGAGAATTCGTCTCTTGATGTAGCAATGGATACCGAAACAGAGAAAGAGGACGTAACGGCAACTTTAGCTTTACTCAATTCTATGGCCTGTGAACTAGACGAAGTCTTAGATGTAGAAGGAACGATTTGA